From the Saccharomycodes ludwigii strain NBRC 1722 chromosome I, whole genome shotgun sequence genome, one window contains:
- the VMA13 gene encoding H(+)-transporting V1 sector ATPase subunit H (similar to Saccharomyces cerevisiae YPR036W | VMA13 | Vacuolar Membrane Atpase), translating into MTVDKQQHFNKILVDSTHFANLRRSIKFRSILWDNYARSKELSELDASIAKKLEKELFDNKNNWEDQQAKIDFKKVIPVLVHILETSTTKPDIIKVVGNLLVELLIRYDETFIFFNENVQYYSKLSTLITKGKISIISANSDDDEVLELIFLYILVSLTVNSNEYENKKNIVDQILSQFLTPDLKNANPSSTKKITIEREYVVIRFLQELSAIKCFRPIVWKYNSQFVQPLFNIILGTLLSESTDDDINNASPLSNSISNILSSRTGTNLPANNINVQLQYYALLTLWLLTFNKTIAKELSSNYTLQFIKLLKLVTITVKEKISRLSIAILLNCCKVPHNTEVVKKLVLLGNALQNLQSLKERKYSDLELNEDLDELKTIVDQSLQELNSFDEYLAELDSKMLCWSPPHVDNQFWNDNIDKFKDDHWKIFKNLIAIVLSTGTDNTTDLKDKSTKLQVALSDITHVIELLPESIVVLDKEGAKLPIMELLNYPDSKVKYEALKTVQALIKVSFK; encoded by the coding sequence ATGACTGTTGataaacaacaacactTTAATAAGATTTTAGTTGATAGCACCCATTTTGCTAACTTACGCAGATCCATTAAATTTAGAAGCATATTATGGGATAACTATGCTAGGTCAAAGGAATTATCAGAGCTTGACGCTAGTATTGCCAAAAAGTTGGAAAAGGAATTGTTTgataataagaataattgGGAAGACCAACAAGCcaaaattgattttaaaaaggtGATACCTGTTTTAGTCCATATTTTAGAAACTTCTACCACTAAACCTGATATAATCAAAGTTGTAGGGAATTTGCTTGTTGAACTATTGATTAGATATGATGaaacatttattttttttaatgaaaatgttcAATACTATTCAAAATTATCTACTTTGATTACAAAAGGTAAAATTTCCATAATTTCTGCAAATAGTGATGACGATGAAGTGTTggaattgatttttttatatatcttGGTATCCTTGACTGTCAATTCTAatgaatatgaaaataaaaaaaatattgtagACCAAATTTTATCTCAATTTTTAACACCAGATTTAAAGAATGCTAACCCTTCAAGCACTAAGAAAATAACCATTGAACGTGAATATGTCGTTATAAGATTTTTACAAGAATTATCTGCCATTAAATGTTTTAGACCAATTGTTTGGAAGTATAATTCACAATTTGTTCAACCATTGTTCAATATTATCTTAGGCACACTTTTATCCGAATCCACAGATGATGATATCAATAATGCTTCTCCATTGTCGAACAGTATATCCAACATTTTGTCGTCTCGTACTGGCACCAATTTACCCGCAAACAACATCAATGTTCAATTACAATATTATGCGTTATTAACTCTCTGGTTATTAACTTTCAATAAGACCATTGCCAAGGAGTTATCTAGTAATTATACTTTGCAGTTtatcaaattattaaagttgGTTACCATTACTGTCAAGGAAAAGATTTCAAGATTGTCCATAGCAATCCTATTAAATTGTTGTAAGGTTCCTCATAACACTGAAGTTGtcaaaaaattggttttaCTAGGAAATGCTTTGCAAAACTTGCAAAGCTTAAAAGAACGTAAATACAGTGATTTGGAATTGAACGAAGATTTAGATGAGTTAAAAACTATTGTTGATCAATCGTTGCAAGAATTAAATAGTTTTGATGAATATTTAGCTGAGTTGGATTCCAAAATGTTATGTTGGAGTCCACCTCATGTTGATAATCAATTTTGGAATGATAATATCGACAAGTTTAAAGATGACCATTggaaaattttcaaaaacttAATAGCCATTGTATTATCGACTGGAACTGACAATACTACAGActtaaaagataaatctACTAAATTACAAGTCGCACTAAGCGATATTACTCATGTTATTGAGTTATTACCCGAGTCCATAGTTGTCTTGGATAAAGAAGGTGCCAAATTGCCCATAAtggaattattaaattatccAGACTCAAAAGTTAAATACGAGGCTTTGAAAACTGTTCAAGCATTAATTAAAGTCTCTTTTAAATGA
- the GLN1 gene encoding glutamate--ammonia ligase (similar to Saccharomyces cerevisiae YPR035W | GLN1 | GLutamiNe metabolism) — protein sequence MSDSFVVEKTSILAKYLQLDQRGSIIAEYIWIDGTGSIRSKGRTLKKRITSIDELPEWNFDGSSTNQALGHDSDVYLKPVAFYPDPFRRGDNIIVLAECWNNDGTPNKFNHRHEAEKIFNAHKKSEIWFGLEQEYTLLDQYDNIYAWPKGGYPAPQGPYYCGVGCGKVYARDVIEAHYRACLYSGITLSGINAEVMPSQWEFQVGPCTGIKMGDELWVARYILERVAEEFGVKITLHPKPLKGDWNGAGCHTNVSTVEMRKPGGMKYIEDAISKLSTRHDAHIKLYGTDNDLRLTGRHETASISQFSSGVANRGASIRIPRSVSKEGYGYFEDRRPASNIDPYLVTGIMCETVCGAVEGADMVKEFERESN from the coding sequence atgtCTGATagttttgttgttgaaaaaacaaGTATTTTAGCTAAATATTTGCAATTGGACCAAAGAGGTTCTATAATTGCCGAATATATCTGGATCGATGGCACTGGTTCTATTAGATCCAAGGGTAGAACTTTAAAGAAGAGAATTACTTCTATTGATGAATTACCGGAATGGAATTTTGATGGTTCAAGTACTAATCAAGCTTTGGGTCATGACAGTGATGTTTACTTGAAACCAGTTGCATTTTACCCAGATCCATTTAGAAGAggtgataatattattgttttggcCGAATGTTGGAACAACGATGGGACTCCAAACAAGTTCAACCACAGACATGAAgctgaaaaaattttcaatgCTCACAAGAAATCTGAAATATGGTTTGGTTTGGAACAAGAATATACCTTGCTAGATCAGTATGACAACATTTATGCTTGGCCAAAGGGCGGTTACCCAGCCCCTCAAGGACCATACTACTGTGGTGTTGGTTGTGGTAAAGTTTACGCTCGTGATGTTATTGAGGCTCACTACAGGGCTTGTTTATACAGTGGTATTACTCTTTCTGGTATTAACGCTGAGGTTATGCCTTCCCAATGGGAATTCCAAGTTGGTCCATGTACGGGTATTAAGATGGGTGATGAATTATGGGTTGCTCGTTATATATTGGAAAGAGTTGCCGAAGAATTTGGTGTTAAGATTACCTTACATCCAAAACCATTGAAGGGTGATTGGAATGGTGCTGGTTGCCACACTAATGTTTCTACCGTTGAAATGAGAAAACCAGGCGGTATGAAATATATCGAAGATGCTATTAGTAAGTTATCCACGAGACATGACGCTCACATTAAATTGTATGGTACCGATAACGACTTGAGATTGACCGGTAGACACGAAACTGCCTCTATTTCTCAGTTTTCTTCTGGTGTTGCCAATAGAGGTGCTTCTATTAGAATTCCAAGGTCTGTTTCCAAAGAAGGATATGGTTACTTTGAAGATAGGAGACCAGCTTCTAACATTGATCCATATTTGGTTACTGGTATTATGTGTGAGACTGTTTGTGGTGCCGTTGAAGGCGCTGATATGGTTAAAGAGTTTGAAAGAGAATCCAATTAG